In the genome of Opitutia bacterium KCR 482, one region contains:
- a CDS encoding tyrosine-type recombinase/integrase, with protein MDTILNSISDVLGHVEVSAIDCARFIRNILDAKPAGSKLTDAQFISKVIENGVRHMRSTEMSFEEGFAIYYQSKQHLRHDSIRDIRCIGNRLLRANPELSKRNFSELTVLECETWLNSAFSTLPQQNKGRAMLHALFEFAIRRDWCDVNPIKHIERRKVVEREIVPLKLFQIRRLIKNARKESPQCAVAAAILIYTGIRPREVRRLLWRDIDTSENVITVRSQCSKTGGVRQVEIPPVLNRLLNAVCPESEESKICPTGWVRRWRRIRDISGFRKLWVCDVLRHTYASFHAKRYSDLPRLQLNMGHADIALLRSRYVNMHGIERLEARYFFN; from the coding sequence ATGGACACTATACTCAATTCTATTTCGGACGTTTTAGGGCATGTCGAGGTTTCGGCTATTGATTGTGCGCGTTTTATCCGCAACATTTTAGACGCAAAGCCTGCTGGCTCGAAGTTGACCGACGCCCAGTTCATAAGCAAGGTAATCGAAAACGGAGTGCGGCACATGCGCTCGACGGAGATGTCGTTTGAGGAGGGGTTCGCCATTTACTATCAGAGCAAGCAGCACTTGCGGCACGACTCTATTCGCGACATCCGCTGCATCGGCAACCGTCTTTTACGCGCGAATCCCGAACTTTCCAAGCGCAATTTTTCGGAGCTTACGGTGTTAGAGTGCGAAACTTGGCTCAATTCCGCGTTCTCAACCCTTCCCCAGCAAAACAAAGGACGGGCAATGTTGCACGCTTTGTTCGAATTTGCAATCCGCCGCGACTGGTGCGACGTCAACCCCATCAAGCACATCGAACGCCGCAAGGTAGTTGAAAGGGAGATTGTTCCGCTAAAACTTTTCCAGATAAGGCGTCTGATAAAAAACGCCCGCAAGGAAAGTCCGCAATGCGCCGTCGCCGCCGCGATTCTCATTTACACGGGAATCCGCCCGCGCGAAGTGCGCCGCCTGCTCTGGCGCGACATCGATACCTCCGAAAACGTCATAACCGTGCGTTCGCAATGCTCAAAGACAGGCGGGGTGCGGCAGGTCGAAATTCCGCCCGTCCTGAACAGGCTCTTGAATGCGGTATGCCCCGAATCGGAGGAGTCTAAAATCTGCCCGACGGGCTGGGTGCGCCGCTGGCGCAGAATCCGCGACATTTCGGGATTCCGCAAGCTCTGGGTTTGCGACGTGCTCCGCCACACCTACGCCAGTTTCCACGCCAAACGTTATTCCGACCTGCCGCGTTTACAGCTGAACATGGGGCATGCAGACATCGCGCTTTTGCGTTCGCGCTATGTCAACATGCACGGCATTGAGAGGCTTGAAGCCCGCTATTTTTTCAACTAA
- a CDS encoding pentapeptide repeat-containing protein, whose product MKKYLITLSLFAAAAAFADNDVHTGELSGDYWKESHVDSIWRNTYVKNGSSVIFSHYDSETDYTRADFTNANLSSAGFERATLAGTNFHNANLTDANFLVCDVDKCRLCRCKFN is encoded by the coding sequence ATGAAAAAATATCTAATTACACTTTCCCTCTTTGCCGCCGCCGCGGCATTTGCCGACAACGACGTACACACAGGCGAACTTAGCGGCGATTATTGGAAAGAAAGCCACGTGGACTCCATTTGGCGCAATACTTACGTTAAAAATGGATCGAGTGTTATATTTTCTCATTATGACAGTGAAACTGATTATACGAGAGCGGATTTTACAAATGCAAATTTAAGTTCGGCAGGCTTTGAAAGAGCAACATTAGCGGGTACAAATTTCCACAATGCTAACCTAACTGATGCAAATTTTTTGGTTTGCGACGTTGACAAATGCAGACTTTGCCGATGCAAATTTAACTAA
- a CDS encoding pentapeptide repeat-containing protein, whose protein sequence is MTNADFADANLTNAKFTDAAVNGANLSNTVAKGFTESQLKSTKSYQDKDLSGIKLGSNDLSGWDFNGQNLTNANFTDAIVNGANFRNTVSNGFTESQLKSTKSYQDKDLSGIILTSNDLSGWDFNGQNLTNTNFGWSTLTNTDFSNATVKGANFSDTVSQGFTEAQLKSTKSYQDKDLSGIDLSYNDLSGWDFNGQNLTNAKFTDATVNGADFSNAKGTEVGKAWHDEYYPFEQRLFGCCLEFRRRGLDEYKA, encoded by the coding sequence TTGACAAATGCAGACTTTGCCGATGCAAATTTAACTAATGCTAAATTTACTGATGCGGCAGTAAATGGAGCTAATTTATCGAATACCGTAGCCAAAGGTTTTACAGAAAGCCAGTTGAAATCAACGAAGAGCTATCAAGACAAAGACCTAAGTGGAATAAAGCTTGGTTCAAACGATTTGAGTGGCTGGGATTTTAACGGGCAAAATCTGACTAATGCAAACTTTACCGATGCGATAGTAAACGGAGCTAATTTTAGGAATACTGTGTCCAACGGCTTTACAGAAAGCCAGCTGAAATCAACGAAGAGCTATCAAGATAAAGACCTAAGTGGAATAATCCTCACTTCAAACGATTTGAGCGGCTGGGATTTTAACGGTCAGAACCTAACTAATACAAACTTTGGTTGGTCGACGTTGACTAATACAGACTTTAGCAATGCGACAGTAAAAGGAGCTAATTTTTCGGATACCGTGTCCCAAGGTTTTACGGAAGCGCAGTTGAAATCAACGAAGAGCTACCAAGATAAAGACTTAAGCGGAATAGATCTTAGTTATAACGATTTGAGTGGCTGGGATTTTAATGGGCAAAATCTGACAAACGCAAAGTTTACCGACGCGACAGTAAACGGAGCTGATTTTTCGAATGCCAAAGGTACAGAAGTCGGCAAAGCATGGCATGACGAATATTATCCTTTCGAACAACGACTTTTCGGCTGCTGCTTGGAGTTTCGACGGCGCGGACTTGACGAATACAAAGCTTGA
- a CDS encoding pentapeptide repeat-containing protein: protein MTNIILSNNDFSAAAWSFDGADLTNTKLENSELSNVNFSGATLANTSFTDATVKGANFSSSGITEIQLESTKSYKDKDLSGIKLGSNNLENWDFNGQNLSGASFENVTFGGTDFTNADTTNANFSKTAGKGFTESQLQSTKSFADKNLSGINFSENDLSGWNFAGLNLSNVLFKNATLDGLDISAANLTNTTAGGLTKEQFYATKNYKDGDLSGIDFSQNDLSNWNFAGKDLSNSKFASAKLEDSEISGANLTNVAIKDQISSTKSYKDKNFAGTNFTNVDLSGVDLQGQDFTNAILASADFSNAEIGSANFSNTIANGFTESQFASTKNYADGNLQGVILAGNNLSGWNFAEKDLSGAGFENADITNADFASANLSNTTLNGLTFAQFEKTSTYKNDKLGGLNLSNNDLSGWNFAEKNLLGTNFTDSKIAGADLTAVTYYGFDKAQLYATASYKNGDLSNTNLSDNDFSGWSFKKQNLQNADLTLAVLDDTDFSGADLRGASFDKKPDGSPIYKNTIMSDGVIKNFSMASAAESFSIRKYVSSARSSAIFAKISESDATISGGAKLTLDQGAAFEITNGKTLTLASDGQLLINTDSAGSTIFKVDANSGLVFEDGAILTVNIVDDITTRDAFTIALISFEDDSLISGFNNFVKDESLILTINGEKYDGAWDYIVKGSGLYISVNVPEPATYAAVFGAIALAFAAWRRRG, encoded by the coding sequence ATGACGAATATTATCCTTTCGAACAACGACTTTTCGGCTGCTGCTTGGAGTTTCGACGGCGCGGACTTGACGAATACAAAGCTTGAAAACAGTGAGCTTAGCAATGTGAATTTCAGCGGCGCAACGTTGGCTAATACAAGTTTTACCGATGCGACAGTAAAAGGAGCTAATTTTAGTTCAAGTGGTATTACAGAAATCCAGCTGGAATCGACGAAGAGCTATAAAGACAAAGACCTAAGTGGAATAAAGCTTGGTTCAAACAATTTGGAAAATTGGGATTTTAACGGTCAAAACCTAAGTGGTGCAAGCTTTGAGAATGTGACTTTTGGCGGCACAGATTTCACAAATGCCGACACAACCAACGCCAACTTCTCAAAGACTGCCGGCAAGGGCTTCACCGAATCGCAGTTGCAATCGACAAAGAGTTTTGCTGACAAAAATCTTTCTGGAATCAACTTCTCCGAAAACGATTTGAGCGGCTGGAATTTTGCGGGCTTGAACCTTTCGAATGTATTGTTCAAAAACGCGACGCTTGATGGCCTCGATATATCCGCCGCGAACCTTACCAACACGACGGCGGGCGGTCTCACAAAAGAGCAGTTTTACGCAACGAAGAACTACAAAGACGGCGACCTTTCGGGCATCGATTTCTCGCAAAATGACCTTTCAAATTGGAATTTTGCTGGCAAGGATTTGAGCAACTCGAAGTTCGCCTCCGCCAAGCTCGAAGATTCCGAGATCAGCGGCGCGAACCTCACGAACGTGGCGATAAAAGACCAGATTTCTTCGACCAAAAGCTACAAGGACAAGAACTTTGCGGGTACAAACTTCACGAACGTCGACCTGAGCGGCGTAGATTTGCAGGGGCAGGATTTCACTAACGCAATTCTCGCAAGCGCGGATTTTTCGAATGCGGAAATCGGCAGCGCGAACTTTTCAAACACCATTGCCAACGGTTTCACCGAATCGCAATTCGCTTCCACGAAGAACTATGCCGACGGCAATTTGCAGGGTGTAATTCTTGCGGGGAACAACCTCTCCGGCTGGAATTTCGCCGAAAAGGATTTGTCTGGCGCGGGCTTTGAAAATGCCGACATCACCAACGCCGACTTCGCAAGCGCAAACCTCTCGAACACGACTTTGAACGGCTTGACATTCGCGCAATTCGAGAAAACTTCGACGTACAAAAACGACAAGCTCGGCGGTTTGAATCTTTCAAACAACGACCTTTCGGGCTGGAATTTCGCCGAGAAGAACTTGCTTGGCACGAATTTTACCGACTCGAAAATCGCCGGCGCCGACTTGACTGCCGTAACATATTACGGCTTCGACAAAGCCCAGCTCTACGCTACGGCAAGCTATAAAAACGGCGACCTATCCAACACGAATCTTTCCGACAATGATTTCAGCGGATGGAGCTTTAAAAAACAAAATCTGCAAAACGCCGACCTCACTCTCGCGGTTCTCGACGACACCGACTTTTCGGGCGCGGATCTGCGCGGCGCAAGTTTCGACAAGAAGCCCGACGGTTCGCCGATTTACAAGAACACGATAATGAGCGACGGCGTAATCAAAAACTTTTCGATGGCTTCCGCCGCGGAAAGTTTTTCAATCCGCAAGTATGTTTCGTCCGCGCGTTCCTCCGCGATTTTCGCGAAGATTTCGGAAAGCGACGCGACAATTTCGGGCGGCGCAAAGCTTACGCTCGACCAGGGCGCGGCGTTCGAAATTACAAACGGCAAAACTCTGACGCTTGCTTCCGACGGTCAACTTCTCATAAACACCGATTCCGCAGGGTCGACGATTTTCAAGGTTGACGCAAATTCGGGCTTGGTTTTTGAAGACGGCGCGATTCTTACCGTAAACATTGTGGACGACATCACGACACGCGACGCTTTCACGATTGCGCTGATTTCGTTTGAAGACGATTCCCTTATTTCGGGTTTTAACAACTTCGTAAAAGACGAATCTCTGATTCTTACTATAAACGGCGAAAAATACGACGGCGCGTGGGACTACATCGTTAAAGGAAGCGGGTTGTACATTTCCGTAAACGTTCCCGAACCCGCGACGTATGCGGCGGTATTCGGCGCGATTGCCTTGGCGTTTGCCGCGTGGCGCAGGCGCGGGTAG
- a CDS encoding M23 family metallopeptidase, producing MPAKKFLLSILAAAALATANADIRWPTPSKDFAQGKPPAEFLQPTVSGNPASGGFGDVRNNGYRFHEAIDIKPTKRNRKGEPLDDIYAAMDGKVAMVNKLAGNSGYGRYVVLIHPQCDVEVYTLYAHMSAIDPNISIGSQVKAGARLGQMGRSARYSIARPQAHLHFEIGLMLSDRFDKWYTESKRFKEKNFFGNYNGINLVGFDPLDFYTKARDGQIDDGFKGHILSLPVAIVVRIYTRRTPDFVKKYPKLVSNDGEKCGWDISFTWFGMPTKFERIKNPRAGAREGDVEIVKYNPAELKRKCRRMVEFDKKGNIVIRNELKDQLKRIFP from the coding sequence AAAGATTTCGCGCAAGGCAAACCGCCCGCCGAGTTTCTCCAACCGACAGTCAGCGGCAACCCCGCAAGCGGCGGCTTCGGCGACGTGCGCAACAACGGCTACCGATTCCACGAGGCAATCGACATCAAACCCACCAAGCGCAACAGAAAAGGCGAACCGCTCGACGACATCTACGCGGCAATGGACGGGAAAGTCGCAATGGTCAATAAGCTCGCGGGCAACAGCGGCTACGGCAGATACGTCGTGCTAATCCACCCGCAGTGCGACGTCGAAGTCTACACACTCTACGCGCATATGTCGGCAATAGACCCGAATATTTCGATAGGCTCGCAAGTCAAGGCTGGCGCAAGACTCGGACAAATGGGGCGCAGCGCAAGATACAGCATCGCCCGCCCGCAGGCGCACCTGCACTTCGAAATCGGACTCATGCTCAGCGACAGATTCGACAAGTGGTATACCGAATCGAAACGCTTTAAGGAGAAAAACTTTTTCGGCAACTATAACGGAATCAACCTCGTGGGCTTCGACCCGCTCGACTTCTACACAAAGGCAAGAGACGGACAAATCGACGACGGCTTCAAAGGACATATACTCTCGCTGCCCGTGGCGATCGTCGTAAGAATCTATACACGCCGAACGCCCGATTTTGTAAAAAAATATCCAAAACTGGTGTCGAACGACGGCGAAAAATGCGGCTGGGATATCTCGTTCACATGGTTCGGAATGCCGACAAAATTCGAGCGCATAAAAAATCCGCGGGCGGGAGCGAGAGAGGGGGACGTTGAAATAGTCAAATATAACCCCGCCGAGCTGAAACGCAAGTGCCGCAGAATGGTGGAGTTCGATAAAAAGGGAAATATAGTAATCCGCAACGAACTCAAAGACCAACTGAAACGCATTTTTCCGTAA